Proteins encoded in a region of the Zea mays cultivar B73 unplaced genomic scaffold, Zm-B73-REFERENCE-NAM-5.0 scaffold_545, whole genome shotgun sequence genome:
- the LOC118475667 gene encoding uncharacterized protein, with protein sequence MPTRTTSACTTTSAGSAPTAGIATGTNVVTIDTRNASLTTMMQWRVEEIPVSPEPLPLPPPPQQPTIHVSRGLFKRRAKVHPSGRMIQHVRMDDDGFILDNWPDFNFDDYSVSNLRAEVALRQDDENITLCLRAGKHALLIPLITDLPHNTDPLDIIVMPTGSPGLDAIEYPQFDAPEP encoded by the exons ATGCCGACCAGAACTACGTCCGCTTGCACAACCACCAGCGCTGGCTCCGCGCCAACGGCAGGCATCGCTACTGGAACAAACGTCGTCACCATCGATACCAGGAACGCCAGCCTGACCACGATGATGCAGTGGAGGGTCGAGGAAATCCCAGTGAGCCCGGAGCCGCTAccccttccgcctccacctcaACAACCTACG ATTCATGTAAGCCGTGGCCTATTCAAGCGGCGGGCTAAGGTGCATCCATCGGGCCGGATGATCCAGCACGTGCGGATGGACGATGATGGGTTTATTCTTGACAACTGGCCTGATTTCAACTTCGACGACTACTCCGTCTCCAACCTGAGGGCCGAGGTGGCGCTCCGTCAGGATGACGAGAACATCACGTTGTGCCTGCGGGCCGGCAAGCATGCGCTCTTAATCCCTCTTATCACAGACCTGCCTCATAACACAGATCCCCTGGACATCATCGTGATGCCCACCGGATCACCAG GTTTAGATGCGATAGAGTACCCACAGTTTGATGCGCCAGAACCGTAG